One stretch of Caldinitratiruptor microaerophilus DNA includes these proteins:
- the nuoL gene encoding NADH-quinone oxidoreductase subunit L has product MHDSLLPVLILIPPLLGAAVIAGRTRYWRSAAAIGVLASAMVLVAFGFTLGAFVELQRVGPDAILRTTLTSWEIGGHRYQMGLMIDQLSMWWLLVVTGVGFLIHAYSTGYMHGDPDYGRYFAKLNYFVFAMSLLVMANNFLTLVIGWTNVGLASYLLIGFYRTRPAANAAQIKAYVVNLIGEVFMLTGIGAAVARYATVDFWDVAQAARFDPPGATVIALLVLVGAVAKSAQMPLHVWLPDAMQGPTPVSAMLHAATMVTAGVYIVARLFPMFQAAPVALAAVAVVGAASALLGAIFATRQYDIKKVLAYSTLSQIGYMFLANGVGAHAAAAFHFATHAFFKAALFLGAGIIIHALHGEQDIRRMGGLSRRMPFAFATFLAGQLALVGIPPFAGFFSKDEILAAAWNSGHYVLWAVGLLAAGFTALYNMRLLGLVFLGRPYDVPATAARSRGRKTAGAGHDAHAGHGALHPIPLSMNGVVGVLAVLSVVGGAALAPFVEPYLEPVFVRNRVFEVSTHAALWSVLVTLAVIAAGLAAGWWLWGPNGVRREAEQRTLGEPAGVLGRAFYFDELYDLVAVQPAFALSDWARNFDLRRIDGVLHALAGLAQAGGAFLGRLHGGIVRRYALTLVTGVVLIAAYFALYL; this is encoded by the coding sequence GTGCACGACTCGCTCCTGCCTGTCCTGATCCTCATCCCGCCGCTCCTGGGCGCCGCCGTGATCGCCGGACGGACGCGGTACTGGCGGAGCGCCGCGGCGATCGGGGTGCTGGCGTCGGCGATGGTCCTGGTGGCCTTCGGCTTCACCCTGGGCGCCTTCGTCGAGCTCCAGCGGGTGGGGCCGGACGCGATCCTCCGGACCACGCTGACGTCCTGGGAGATCGGCGGCCACCGGTACCAGATGGGCCTCATGATCGACCAGCTGTCGATGTGGTGGCTCCTGGTGGTCACCGGCGTGGGCTTCCTCATCCACGCGTACTCCACGGGCTACATGCACGGAGACCCCGACTACGGCCGCTACTTCGCCAAGCTGAACTACTTCGTGTTCGCCATGTCCCTGCTGGTGATGGCGAACAACTTCCTGACCCTGGTCATCGGCTGGACGAACGTCGGCCTGGCGTCCTACCTCCTGATCGGGTTCTACCGCACCCGGCCGGCGGCGAACGCCGCGCAGATCAAGGCGTACGTCGTCAACCTGATCGGCGAGGTGTTCATGCTCACCGGCATCGGGGCCGCGGTGGCCCGCTACGCCACGGTCGACTTCTGGGACGTGGCGCAGGCGGCCCGGTTCGACCCGCCCGGGGCCACGGTGATCGCCCTGCTCGTACTCGTCGGCGCCGTGGCCAAGTCGGCTCAGATGCCGCTCCACGTCTGGCTTCCGGACGCGATGCAGGGTCCCACGCCGGTGTCGGCCATGCTCCACGCCGCCACGATGGTGACGGCGGGCGTCTACATCGTGGCGCGGCTGTTCCCGATGTTCCAGGCCGCACCGGTCGCCCTGGCGGCGGTGGCCGTGGTGGGGGCGGCGTCGGCCCTCCTGGGGGCCATCTTCGCGACCCGGCAGTACGACATCAAGAAGGTCCTGGCGTATTCCACGCTGTCGCAGATCGGGTACATGTTCCTCGCCAACGGCGTGGGCGCGCACGCCGCGGCGGCCTTCCACTTCGCCACCCACGCCTTCTTCAAGGCGGCCCTCTTCCTCGGCGCGGGCATCATCATCCACGCGCTCCACGGCGAGCAGGACATCCGCCGCATGGGCGGACTGAGCCGGCGCATGCCCTTCGCCTTCGCGACCTTCCTGGCGGGGCAGCTGGCCCTCGTCGGCATCCCGCCGTTCGCGGGCTTCTTCTCGAAGGACGAGATCCTGGCGGCCGCCTGGAACTCCGGCCACTACGTCCTCTGGGCGGTCGGCCTCCTGGCCGCAGGCTTCACGGCCCTGTACAACATGCGGCTCCTGGGCCTGGTCTTCCTGGGCCGGCCCTACGACGTGCCGGCCACGGCGGCGCGGTCCCGGGGCCGCAAGACCGCGGGGGCCGGCCACGACGCGCACGCCGGCCACGGGGCCCTCCACCCGATCCCGCTCAGCATGAACGGGGTCGTGGGGGTCCTCGCCGTGCTGTCGGTGGTGGGCGGCGCCGCCCTGGCGCCGTTCGTCGAGCCGTACCTGGAGCCCGTGTTCGTGCGCAACCGGGTGTTCGAGGTCAGCACCCACGCCGCCCTGTGGTCCGTCCTCGTCACCCTCGCGGTGATCGCGGCCGGCCTGGCGGCCGGCTGGTGGCTCTGGGGGCCGAACGGCGTCCGCCGGGAGGCCGAGCAGCGCACCCTGGGCGAGCCGGCCGGTGTGCTGGGGCGTGCCTTCTACTTCGACGAACTCTACGATCTGGTGGCCGTCCAGCCGGCGTTCGCCCTGTCCGATTGGGCCCGGAACTTCGACCTCCGGCGGATCGACGGCGTGCTGCACGCGCTGGCCGGCCTGGCGCAGGCGGGTGGCGCCTTCCTGGGCCGCCTTCACGGCGGGATCGTCCGCCGCTACGCCCTGACGCTGGTCACCGGCGTGGTGCTCATCGCCGCCTACTTCGCCCTGTACCTGTAG
- a CDS encoding NADH-quinone oxidoreductase subunit N encodes MPNVAEALPVLSPLLALALGALVVLLLDLLLPARQAYPWWFLVAAAAVVVAGGYLPGLWRLRPAPAFGGALVLDRLALATAAVILVAALATVLLSVHRGEEDVSGYLALVLWAAMGMAVLAAAGNLITVFLGLELLSLALYVLVAFKPGSRVAWEAALKYFFLGSAAAGFLLFGFALMYGASGSLDLAAIGQYARTGNITVLYRVGIGLAVVGYAFKLALAPFHTWAPDAYQGAPTPVTAFMSVGTKAAAFAALTRFLIAAVPPGAAPAYLLPLTVLALLSMLVGALGAIRQTHMKRLMAYSGISHAGYLFMGLAGLEPYGVAAGIFYLVAYLAANTAGFAAMLYLERLGEDGDDLAAYAGLFHRRPALAAAMTLALAGLAGIPPTGGLPGKLFLAVAAARAQAWSLLVMLMVTTGISAYAYFRIVASMMRQVETAPRRVTAGVPAAGGLAPDTGPLALPPGVVRWVTGLVLVASVLGVLVTGVFPSLILDLAVRMLP; translated from the coding sequence GTGCCGAACGTTGCCGAGGCCCTGCCGGTCCTCTCGCCCCTCCTGGCGCTGGCGCTGGGTGCGCTGGTGGTCCTGCTCCTGGACCTCCTGCTCCCGGCCCGGCAGGCCTACCCGTGGTGGTTCCTGGTCGCGGCCGCGGCAGTGGTCGTTGCCGGCGGTTACCTGCCGGGGCTGTGGCGGCTCCGCCCGGCGCCCGCCTTCGGCGGGGCCCTGGTCCTGGACCGGCTGGCCCTGGCGACGGCCGCGGTGATCCTCGTGGCGGCGCTGGCCACGGTGCTCCTCAGCGTGCACCGGGGCGAGGAGGACGTGTCCGGGTACCTGGCCCTCGTGCTGTGGGCCGCCATGGGGATGGCCGTGCTGGCCGCCGCCGGGAACCTGATCACCGTCTTCCTGGGGCTCGAGCTCCTGTCGCTGGCCCTGTACGTCCTGGTCGCCTTCAAGCCGGGCAGCCGGGTGGCCTGGGAGGCGGCGCTGAAGTACTTCTTCCTGGGCTCTGCCGCCGCCGGCTTCCTCCTGTTCGGCTTTGCCCTGATGTACGGGGCCAGCGGGTCGCTGGATCTGGCGGCGATCGGGCAGTACGCCCGCACGGGCAACATCACCGTCCTCTACCGGGTCGGCATCGGCCTGGCCGTGGTGGGCTACGCCTTCAAGCTGGCGCTGGCCCCGTTCCACACCTGGGCGCCTGACGCGTACCAGGGCGCGCCGACCCCGGTGACGGCGTTCATGAGCGTGGGCACGAAGGCGGCCGCCTTCGCCGCCCTGACCCGGTTCCTGATCGCCGCCGTGCCGCCCGGGGCTGCGCCGGCGTACCTGCTGCCGCTCACGGTGCTGGCCCTGCTCTCGATGCTGGTCGGGGCCCTGGGCGCGATCCGCCAGACCCACATGAAGCGGCTCATGGCCTACTCCGGCATCTCGCACGCCGGCTACCTCTTCATGGGCCTGGCCGGGCTGGAGCCGTACGGCGTCGCGGCAGGCATCTTCTACCTGGTCGCCTACCTCGCCGCCAACACGGCGGGCTTTGCGGCGATGCTGTACCTCGAGCGCCTCGGCGAGGACGGCGACGACCTGGCCGCATACGCCGGCCTCTTCCACCGCCGGCCCGCCCTGGCGGCGGCGATGACCCTCGCCCTCGCCGGCCTGGCCGGCATCCCGCCGACGGGCGGCCTGCCCGGCAAGCTGTTCCTCGCCGTGGCTGCCGCCCGGGCCCAGGCGTGGAGCCTCCTGGTGATGCTCATGGTCACGACCGGTATCAGCGCGTACGCCTACTTCCGCATCGTGGCGAGCATGATGCGGCAGGTCGAGACCGCCCCGCGGCGGGTCACGGCAGGCGTGCCGGCAGCGGGCGGCCTGGCGCCGGACACGGGCCCGCTGGCCCTGCCTCCGGGCGTGGTCCGCTGGGTGACCGGGCTCGTGCTGGTGGCGTCCGTCCTGGGCGTGCTCGTGACCGGCGTGTTCCCGTCCCTGATCCTCGACCTGGCGGTGCGCATGCTGCCATGA
- a CDS encoding MogA/MoaB family molybdenum cofactor biosynthesis protein, which yields MGVEDHKKAARDVGTLVAAMLTVSDTRTADTDESGRIAMELIRQAGHEVGHYAIVRNEPLEVRTEVLRLVAEGRVDFIITSGGTGVSPRDQTIEALRPLFQKELEGFGELFRLLSFQEVGTAALLSRATAGTLGRAVLFCLPGSKAAVRLAVERLILPEIRHLIAQHRKA from the coding sequence ATGGGCGTCGAGGACCACAAGAAGGCCGCGCGGGATGTCGGCACGCTGGTCGCCGCCATGCTCACCGTGAGCGATACCCGGACCGCCGACACCGACGAGTCCGGCCGGATCGCCATGGAGCTGATCCGGCAGGCCGGTCACGAGGTGGGCCACTACGCCATCGTGCGCAACGAGCCGCTGGAGGTCCGGACCGAGGTGCTGCGCCTCGTCGCCGAGGGCCGGGTCGACTTCATCATCACGAGTGGCGGCACCGGGGTCTCGCCGCGGGACCAGACCATCGAGGCGCTGCGACCGCTCTTCCAGAAGGAACTCGAGGGCTTCGGCGAGCTGTTCCGCCTCCTGAGCTTCCAGGAGGTCGGCACCGCCGCGCTGCTCTCGCGGGCCACCGCGGGCACGCTCGGGCGGGCCGTCCTCTTCTGCCTCCCGGGGTCGAAAGCGGCGGTGCGGCTGGCGGTGGAGAGGCTCATCCTGCCGGAGATCCGGCACCTGATCGCGCAGCACCGGAAGGCGTGA